The segment ACACACTCTCTTCCCTCATGTGCAATCCAGCTTGGATAGTATTTAATATCCCTAAAATAAAGTTTAGATATAAGTTCAGGAGCACCTTTCTGGTGGGCAATGTTTATACACTTCTCAACTTCCCCTTGAATCCGATATGCTTCTGTGCCCTCTCGAGGATTTGTACCAAAATAACTTAAAGGAAATTCATCGTCACTATTGTTTGTGTTACTTTTTTTAGCATTATTGTATCCATCGGTACCTGCATAAAAGAAAAAAGCAATCAACAAAGACCAAAAAACACTCCAACCTAAACCGACTCCGAAGAATACCTCCAGTAAAAAAACAACTAAAAATACAATTATTGTAGCTAGTGAACGCATGCCACTATAAACTTTCTATCAAAATACATTTATTTATAATATTTCATAATTTTATACAACTAATTCACTAAAAGCAGGCTGTTGTGTTATTTACTTAACTGTTCATTTATTTTTGAAATTTCTCTTTTCAGTGGTTCCACTTCCTCAGCTACCTGTTTTTTTACCATACGATTAAATTTTTCCATTAATGGTTTTCTTAACAACAAGGAGGTCACAATGATTGCTATTAACCAAACACTTTCAGAAGAAAAATTCATTATTTCACTCATGAACGAAATAATAAAATAACCCACTAAAACCGGAATACCATATATAAAAATATACAACAACAGAAATGGCCAAATTTCGTAAAGTTCGCGTAGTTTCATATGTTTGGAATAACACTTAATGGGCAGAAATACAAGAGACTAACTCATGTCATCCCCATCAAAAAGCGCCGTCGCTAAAAACCCGTTGCGTCCACGTTCGGATGTCGCGCGGGGGGGGCACGCTCGAACGACTACGAATGTTGCTCCACTTTGTTCGCGGTTTGGTTTCGTTCAGCCGTTTCGGATAAAATAGGTTCGAGCCGTTTCATAAAGACGCTCCAAGACCTGACTTTCCGTTTTTTGACCGCTTTTGCAGACTTAGCGGGTTTGTGTATAATAATGAATAATGTCTAAACAAATTAGAAAGAAGCGAGAGGATGCTAAGATGGGTAATATTGAAAAGCAATATAGCCGTGATTTTGGCGTTAGATCCGATAAAAAACTTGGCAACTACCTCAAGGAAAAAGGATTTCCCTCACTAAGTAAATTAATTGAAAACGCAAAACAACCCCCCAAACGTTGAGGTATTGGACGATCTTCACCCTTAGGCCTCGTCCATAAATAAATTTCCCATCTTATACTCACTGCATCTTTAACTGCAAGTACTTCTCAATCGTAAAACCTCTCACCGTACTGCTAGTACGCCTCAAGGTTTTACTCAATCAAAGTCCTCACATTTAAAGCGCATTGAGCATAATCTTGGGGAATTTATTTACGGACGAGGCCTTAGGAAATATTTGCGAAAAGGTTTTGTTTTATTGACAATGAGACGCTTAAAATTAATATTGCCATAGCTTTTGAGTACATCGTTTTTCTTATTGATACAGCAAGCAACGAAAGACACAAAAAATTAATTAAAAGTTCTTTGTATAAAGACGCAACCGTTTATACCGGGACGGTCGTTGAAGCTTGTTTACTCTATGTACTCACAAAATATTTAACACTTAATAAGGTAAGCAAGAGCAAAGTATTGACTCCCATCTGGAAGGAAGAGGCTTCTGGGATCATATATGATTTCAGTAAAAGACGAAGAATAAGACATATCCGAGAAAAACTAAGTAATGAAAGTCTTAAAGATTCAGTAAATTTTATTGAAATAAATCGGGCGTGCAAGAGGTTAAAGATACTGTCAAAAAAAGAATTTGAACTTGCGGAAGAAATAAGGACAGCGAGAAACAAAATCCATGTTTCTGGCCTAAAGGAAATAGATAATTCATACAGCAAGGAGCAACTTGATGCGATTTTTAATAAAGCAAACAAAATAATAAGAAAGGTGGAAAAAAAAATTAGGAAAACTAAAAAGAGGCACTTCCACATAGCGTTGTCGTTGCATACATACAGGTTGATTGGAGGCGCAAGGCGCGCGGTGGCAGGGCTGGCCTCCGTTGTTCGATTACGTTCAGCCGTTTCGGATAAAATGGGTTCGAGCCGTTTCAAAAAGACGCTCCAAGATGTAACTTTCCGTTTTTTGACCGCTTTTTTCGTTGGCAACGCCCGACGCCGAGTTTTGACCCATTCGACGCCACTCAGGGTTTACCCCGAGCAATCGTCGAGGGGTAAACAACCGCGCCTCCCAACGCGAACAGCGCGACCAAATCTGAACGGAACACAAATAGTGTATAATTTCAGTATATGAATCAAACTATACAAAAACTATATTGTTATGTTGACGAAACGGGACAGGACGCCAGATCGAGTGTATTTATTGTTGCGGTGGTGGTGAGCGAACAAGAACAAAATACGGTACGTCAACAAATTTTGAAGGCTGAACAAGAATCGGGTATTGGTCTTAGTAAGTGGAGTAATGCCGGTCAAAACAGGAGAATCAAATTTTTAAACATTGCACTTGAGCGAAATATTGGCAGTGAAGATTTGTTTTACGCCTCCTACAAAAAACCTATTCCCTTCTTTTTTCCAATGCTTGATCTCACGGCTAAAGCAATAAGAGCAAAAACTAAAAAGGAATACAAAATTAAAGTGTACGTTGATGGTATTGACCGCAAAAAGGCACGGGAACTGACAAACGCCCTGCGAATTGGAGGCATCTCGTTGGAGATGGTCAAAAGCAGACGCGACGAAAGTGAACCTTTTATTCGTTTGGCTGACCGGTGGGCGGGTTGCGTACGAGCCGGGCTAGAGGGAAACAAAGAAGCAAGGTTTTTGGTTGAAAAGGCAAAACAAGAAAAATATCTACGAGAAATCGAACACTAAAAAACCTCGGCTATTCCCTTGCGGGACCAATCATCGCCGAAACGGGCGAGCCTTTGCCGAGGTCTTATGAAGTTAACCTAGCCCAAATTACAAATCCTGTCAAGGTCGCCTATTTTGTCACCACGGTCTTACTCGCCTCGTCCCACTTGAGCCCCACATTCCACACTGTTACATTGGGGGCGTATTTGCTTTCCCAGGGGCTTATAATCCCCAACGCGGACATTTTCTCACGTAACAATATCGCACTAATTCCCTTTTCGGATAGATAAGTCGCCGAATTACCGCCATAAATCTCGTTCAACATATTTTTTCCGCCCGGAATAGCGTTAATTGTTTTTTCAACCGCCAAACTTGCCTGCTTGATATCCGCCTTGCTAATCCGCACTTTTTCATAATAAGCCGTTACTTGCG is part of the bacterium genome and harbors:
- a CDS encoding DUF3800 domain-containing protein; translation: MNQTIQKLYCYVDETGQDARSSVFIVAVVVSEQEQNTVRQQILKAEQESGIGLSKWSNAGQNRRIKFLNIALERNIGSEDLFYASYKKPIPFFFPMLDLTAKAIRAKTKKEYKIKVYVDGIDRKKARELTNALRIGGISLEMVKSRRDESEPFIRLADRWAGCVRAGLEGNKEARFLVEKAKQEKYLREIEH